One stretch of Pyrenophora tritici-repentis strain M4 chromosome 4, whole genome shotgun sequence DNA includes these proteins:
- a CDS encoding Tas, oxidoreductase (related to aryl-alcohol dehydrogenase) has translation MSLPTAPLGRNGPKVNRLGFGAMGLSAFYGKPKPDDERLAVFDRAYELGERFWDTSDVYGDNELLIGKWFAANPEKRVDIFLATKFAAKDGGASVDSSPEYAKQAIDTSLKRLGVEHVDLYYVHRVDQKTPIELTVQALADLVNLGKIKYIGLSEISSDTLRRAHRVHPITAVQIEYSPFVLDIESKQIDLLNTCRELGVAVVAYSPLSRGMLTGTLKSPDDLEEGDFRRFAPRFSKENFPKNLKLVDHITEMAKAKGVTPGQLTLAWLLAQGEDIFPIPGTTKKDRLEENVGSLKVSLTKEEEAEIRKACEEAEIAGARYPEDYMKSCYADTPALEHGSGETAAGSNRKPTNTADIMGGV, from the exons ATGTCTCTCCCTACCGCACCTCTGGGCCGCAACGGACCCAAGGTCAACCGCCTCGGTTTTGGCGCAATGGGCCTATCCGCCTTCTACGGTAAACCGAAGCCAGACGATGAGCGTTTGGCTGTTTTCGACCGCGCATACGAATTGGGTGAGCGCTTCTGGGACACCTCAGATGT TTACGGCGACAATGAGTTACTCATTGGAAAATGGTTTGCAGCCAACCCTGAAAAGCGCGTCGACATATTCCTTGCCACCAAATTCGCTGCGAAGGACGGTGGCGCATCTGTCGACTCGTCGCCCGAGTACGCGAAGCAGGCTATTGACACATCGCTCAAACGTCTTGGTGTCGAGCATGTCGACCTCTACTATGTTCACCGTGTGGATCAAAAAACGCCCATCGAGCTCACCGTTCAAGCGCTGGCAGATTTGGTCAATCTTGGAAAGATCAAGTACATCGGGTTATCCGAGATCAGCAGCGACACACTGAGAAGGGCACACAGGGTACATCCGATTACCGCAGTGCAGATAGAGTACTCCCCCTTCGTACTGGACATTGAGAGCAAGCAGATTGATCTCCTCAATACGTGTCGCGAGTTGGGTGTAGCTGTTGTCGCCTACTCGCCATTGTCGCGCGGCATGTTGACAGGCACCCTCAAATCTCCAGATGACCTTGAGGAGGGTGATTTCCGTCGCTTCGCGCCGCGCTTCAGCAAGGAGAATTTCCCCAAGAACCTCAAGCTTGTGGATCACATTACCGAGATGGCCAAGGCCAAGGGCGTTACTCCTGGGCAGCTGACGTTGGCTTGGCTCCTGGCGCAGGGCGAGGATATCTTCCCGATCCCGGGTACTACTAAGAAAGACCGTTTGGAAGAGAATGTGGGAAGCTTGAAGGTCAGTCTGACAAAGGAAGAGGAGGCGGAGATTCGTAAGGCGTGCGAAGAGGCGGAGATTGCTGGTGCGAGGTACCCGGAAGACTACATGAAGAGCTGTTATGCTGATACGCCAGCGCTTGAGCACGGCAGTGGGGAGACTGCGGCAGGAAGCAACAGGAAGCCGACGAATACGGCTGATATCATGGGTGGTGTATAG
- a CDS encoding DUF1421 multi-domain protein gives MASHGIVYDLFDDRYLELQDVAGSVELLPTLVPYDEYTHCLHVYRMNTGPELFMALLQDFTKRKSAETRKELWTWCVQWKVDEAATHQQLTPPHSPKKPRLAAPSIKGHVRAINPQLMKEGELLRILLGILQQPSSIVPNFIEFLYRWIDYHEGDGMALKAAMHREIPSLWAFDYHPLVFPQDLKKKMDEAIHSSHINTVAEKLAQASQTKTVREKPDLKELQRKVEESERLQYREVQFGIQPPKLKEPLPPLINIPRDPVKRVKFHAACFESRQRAFNLLLEAGMTATQLRDYQKDQEEDPRDTPLAFGRDGLQFYRNDAELAQRVTGKQDKHVDKTMEIAISEKLAFEAQFAGRSATPENFLHFPLIPNRPGPVAAAVVVPTNDLGNEMLRMVQKTKNRGEHFINIIPAPLVGKLKGELFKSAIDKDALLKRWQKLGERSGPRFTDTSDKRKSDAESTGESNAGEDNDSDDDDGAADNEPDMSLRLATSAHNPSLHAQHPAFAVTLTPPQETHGQEPLGSLLALPSGPSYTNYGPSPMPGQLPPPSPQVPNVPSGFNGVPSHTSGSGTWPPSVPQEPNFSGNPTGTSSYTSASGLPPPVYPLASYPFTQNQQQIGPPSFQQVPQLSSSHPVASTPSTPATVPASARLLAAMQPNQSSPTSGQGFQNGGPSALQGSGNSDFSNILNQYLRPQEQPSLVPNSFLAPPGQGIQRTAPSPLRLAPAPSPFNTAVPSLTGASPFQHPELGMPVQIYFREILVPGNLIGPGGAKMGNDGCVKTDAFLVGYAQPGSGKITLSHAIFLSVGVWENCMDRVRKDKCSVLESYHGPQDKIHGTTPVPYRAAYEKLRQAYSMMLSSSPEAREENVTKRWRVTPGRMSGSERGSIWEGWAVGLDKEISMSKQEREGAFVRKEFIDHGVEIRYDSEKARRRREHDELLAEEEAAGVDYGSDMDTDED, from the coding sequence ATGGCGTCACACGGTATAGTGTACGATCTATTCGACGACCGCTATCTGGAACTACAAGATGTCGCCGGCAGCGTCGAATTGCTGCCCACGCTGGTACCCTACGATGAGTATACCCACTGTCTTCACGTCTATCGCATGAACACAGGCCCCGAGCTATTCATGGCTCTGCTTCAGGATTTCACCAAACGTAAATCAGCTGAGACACGCAAGGAGCTATGGACCTGGTGTGTGCAGTGGAAAGTTGATGAAGCTGCCACTCATCAACAACTCACGCCTCCGCATTCACCCAAGAAGCCTCGTCTCGCCGCGCCCTCAATCAAAGGCCATGTACGTGCCATCAACCCACAGCTGATGAAAGAGGGAGAACTGTTGCGGATATTGCTCGGCATTCTACAGCAACCGAGCTCGATAGTCCCCAACTTTATCGAATTCCTATACCGCTGGATCGACTATCACGAAGGGGATGGGATGGCGCTCAAGGCGGCAATGCACAGGGAGATCCCGAGCCTGTGGGCCTTTGATTATCATCCGCTTGTATTCCCGCAAGAtttgaagaagaagatggacGAAGCGATTCACAGTTCACATATCAATACAGTTGCTGAGAAGCTCGCGCAAGCTTCCCAGACCAAAACAGTGCGCGAAAAGCCTGATTTGAAGGAACTACAACGTAAGGTGGAAGAAAGCGAACGCCTGCAGTACCGTGAAGTCCAGTTCGGCATACAGCCGCCGAAGCTCAAGGAGCCCCTTCCACCTCTGATCAACATACCACGCGACCCAGTAAAACGAGTCAAATTCCACGCTGCATGCTTCGAATCTCGCCAGCGTGCGTTCAATCTGCTCTTAGAAGCCGGCATGACCGCAACACAACTTAGAGACTACCAGAAAGATCAAGAAGAGGACCCTAGAGACACGCCGCTAGCTTTTGGCAGAGATGGTCTCCAATTCTACAGAAATGATGCCGAACTCGCACAGAGAGTTACTGGTAAACAGGACAAGCACGTGGACAAGACTATGGAGATCGCCATCAGCGAGAAGCTGGCGTTTGAGGCTCAGTTTGCGGGTCGCAGTGCTACACCAGAAAATTTCCTTCATTTCCCGCTCATTCCTAACAGGCCTGGACCAGTGGCGGCCGCGGTCGTGGTTCCTACTAATGACCTAGGTAACGAGATGCTACGCATGGTTCAGAAGACCAAGAATCGTGGCGAGCATTTCATCAACATCATCCCTGCACCTCTAGTGGGTAAGCTGAAAGGCGAGCTCTTCAAGAGCGCAATTGATAAGGATGCTCTTCTCAAACGATGGCAAAAACTCGGCGAACGTTCAGGACCACGCTTCACCGATACATCGGACAAACGCAAATCAGATGCAGAAAGTACAGGAGAGAGCAACGCAGGCGAAGACAACGACTCAGACGATGACGATGGTGCCGCAGATAATGAACCAGACATGTCACTCAGACTTGCAACCTCTGCTCATAACCCAAGTCTTCATGCTCAACATCCGGCTTTCGCAGTCACATTGACCCCACCCCAGGAAACCCATGGTCAAGAGCCGCTCGGTTCATTATTGGCGCTACCTTCTGGTCCTTCATATACGAACTATGGACCTTCTCCGATGCCCGGTCAGTTGCCACCGCCTTCACCTCAAGTCCCAAATGTACCTAGTGGTTTCAACGGAGTACCTTCacacacatctggaagtgGTACGTGGCCGCCATCTGTACCTCAAGAGCCGAACTTCTCAGGTAATCCAACCGGTACATCGTCGTATACATCTGCTTCTGGGTTGCCGCCACCTGTGTATCCACTGGCGTCTTATCCGTTCACACAAAACCAACAGCAGATTGGCCCACCGAGTTTTCAACAGGTCCCTCAGCTATCATCTTCACATCCTGTCGCATCAACTCCGTCTACCCCAGCTACAGTGCCTGCATCTGCACGGCTTCTTGCAGCTATGCAGCCGAACCAGAGCAGTCCTACATCCGGCCAAGGTTTTCAGAATGGCGGACCATCTGCACTCCAAGGTTCAGGAAATTCTGATTTCAGCAACATCCTCAACCAGTATCTACGACCCCAAGAACAGCCTTCTCTTGTACCGAATTCATTCCTCGCGCCTCCCGGTCAGGGTATCCAGCGCACTGCACCAAGTCCGCTCCGCTTGGCCCCAGCACCATCTCCCTTCAACACTGCCGTGCCCTCCCTCACAGGCGCATCTCCCTTTCAGCATCCTGAGCTCGGCATGCCCGTTCAAATATACTTCAGAGAAATCCTAGTCCCTGGTAACCTCATCGGTCCCGGAGGAGCAAAGATGGGCAACGACGGTTGCGTAAAGACCGATGCCTTTCTCGTTGGCTACGCCCAACCCGGCAGCGGCAAGATCACCCTGAGCCATGCCATCTTCCTTTCAGTTGGCGTATGGGAGAACTGTATGGACAGGGTGAGGAAGGACAAGTGTAGTGTGTTAGAGTCATACCACGGTCCTCAAGACAAGATTCACGGTACGACACCGGTGCCGTATCGGGCTGCGTACGAAAAGCTTCGTCAAGCGTACAGTATGATGCTGTCTTCGTCACCTGAAGCACGCGAGGAAAATGTTACGAAACGCTGGCGTGTGACCCCAGGCCGAATGTCGGGGTCGGAGCGCGGGTCTATCTGGGAAGGCTGGGCGGTTGGCTTGGACAAGGAGATTAGCATGAGTAAGCAGGAGAGGGAAGGTGCGTTTGTAAGGAAGGAGTTCATTGATCATGGTGTGGAGATCAGGTATGATAGTGAGAAGGCGAGGCGGAGGAGGGAGCATGATGAGTTGCTTGCGGAAGAAGAGGCTGCGGGAGTGGATTATGGCAGTGATATGGACACGGACGAGGATTGA